One genomic segment of Halomarina pelagica includes these proteins:
- a CDS encoding MFS transporter codes for MRLETNDRAVLSLTMLGHAMVHTYELSVPLLLPLWMAEFDATAATVGLVAGAGYVLFGLGALPGGVLADALGRRPLIVACLVGMGASFLLLSVAPTLPFVALALVCWGLAASVYHPAGLSLISTGVEERGTGFAYHGMAGNLGIAVGPFAMALLLVAVDWRTAVAILAVPALVAAALGLRVDVDETAAVQADGGHAPPTDLGTFREHSVRLFAGGFALVFLVVAVDGLFYRGILTFLPSLLADSVPTVSLTGADVAGSRYVYAGVLMVGLVGQYAGGRLTDRGDVERVLALDLVALAVLALLFVPAANAGLLALLAVSAALSVVLFGEQPLLQATVAEHSDPGLRGLSYGFMYIGTFGVGAVGAAVAGAILTYADRATLFAVLAAVALFGAGVGFLLARR; via the coding sequence ATGCGACTGGAGACCAACGACCGCGCGGTGCTCTCGCTGACGATGCTCGGCCACGCGATGGTCCACACCTACGAACTCTCGGTGCCGCTCCTGCTCCCCCTGTGGATGGCGGAGTTCGACGCGACCGCGGCGACCGTCGGCCTCGTCGCCGGGGCCGGCTACGTGCTCTTCGGACTCGGCGCGCTGCCGGGCGGCGTCCTCGCGGACGCCCTCGGTCGACGGCCGCTCATCGTCGCCTGTCTCGTCGGCATGGGGGCGTCCTTCCTCCTGTTGAGCGTCGCGCCCACGCTGCCGTTCGTCGCGCTCGCGCTCGTCTGCTGGGGGCTGGCCGCCAGCGTCTACCATCCCGCGGGACTGTCGCTCATCAGTACCGGCGTCGAGGAGCGGGGCACCGGCTTCGCCTACCACGGCATGGCCGGCAACCTCGGCATCGCCGTCGGTCCCTTCGCGATGGCGCTGCTCCTCGTCGCCGTCGACTGGCGGACGGCGGTCGCGATCCTGGCGGTTCCGGCGCTCGTCGCCGCGGCCCTCGGCCTCCGCGTCGACGTCGACGAGACCGCCGCCGTGCAGGCCGACGGTGGGCACGCCCCGCCGACGGATCTCGGGACGTTCCGCGAGCACTCGGTGCGACTGTTCGCCGGCGGCTTCGCGCTCGTCTTCCTCGTCGTCGCCGTCGACGGCCTGTTCTACCGCGGGATACTGACCTTCCTCCCCAGCCTGCTCGCGGACTCCGTCCCGACGGTGTCGCTCACCGGCGCGGACGTCGCCGGGTCGCGCTACGTCTACGCCGGTGTACTGATGGTCGGTCTGGTCGGCCAGTACGCCGGCGGGCGGCTCACCGATCGCGGCGACGTAGAGCGGGTACTGGCGCTCGATCTGGTCGCCCTCGCCGTCCTCGCGCTGCTGTTCGTCCCCGCCGCGAACGCCGGTCTGCTCGCGCTTCTCGCGGTGAGCGCGGCGCTCTCCGTGGTGCTGTTCGGCGAACAGCCCCTCTTGCAGGCGACCGTGGCCGAACACTCCGATCCGGGGCTCCGCGGACTGTCCTACGGCTTCATGTACATCGGCACGTTCGGCGTCGGCGCGGTCGGCGCGGCGGTCGCCGGCGCGATACTCACCTACGCCGACCGGGCGACGCTGTTCGCCGTCCTCGCCGCAGTCGCGCTGTTCGGCGCGGGGGTGGGGTTCCTCCTCGCCCGTCGCTAG
- a CDS encoding alpha-ketoacid dehydrogenase subunit beta — MSRGDAAADVASDTESWNVVEAVRETLGQEMRRDDSVRLLGYDMGPIGGVYRATEGLYEEFGADRVIDTPLSEGGILGTAVGMAVRGERVVPEIQFMGFFYPAFGQFMYSLVKLHERSGGGLELPMTVRVPYGGGIKSSEYHSESTETYFAHTPGVRVVCPSTPAQTKGLLAASIRHPDPVMFLEPKKIYRGEREAVPTDEYVLPIDEARVVREGEDVTVLTWGAMLRHAETAADRVDADVEIIDLVSLSPLDVETVLDSVKRTGRCVVLHEARRTLGLGAELSALVNEYALDHLHAPIKRATGFDVHFPGHQTEDAYLPDAERAEHAIKAVMSYEF; from the coding sequence ATGAGCCGCGGCGACGCGGCCGCCGACGTCGCGAGCGACACCGAGTCGTGGAACGTCGTCGAGGCCGTCCGCGAGACGCTGGGACAGGAGATGCGCAGAGACGACTCGGTCCGCCTGCTCGGCTACGACATGGGGCCCATCGGCGGCGTCTACCGCGCCACCGAGGGCCTGTACGAGGAGTTCGGCGCGGACCGCGTCATAGACACGCCCCTGTCGGAGGGCGGCATCCTCGGCACCGCCGTCGGGATGGCCGTGCGGGGCGAGCGCGTGGTGCCCGAGATCCAGTTCATGGGCTTCTTCTACCCCGCGTTCGGCCAGTTCATGTACTCGCTGGTCAAACTCCACGAGCGCTCCGGCGGCGGCCTGGAGTTGCCGATGACGGTCCGCGTCCCCTACGGGGGCGGCATCAAGTCGAGCGAGTACCACTCTGAGTCCACCGAGACGTACTTCGCGCACACGCCGGGCGTCAGGGTGGTCTGTCCGAGCACCCCCGCCCAGACCAAGGGGCTGCTCGCGGCGAGCATCCGGCACCCGGACCCCGTGATGTTCCTCGAGCCCAAGAAGATCTACCGGGGCGAGCGCGAGGCGGTCCCGACCGACGAGTACGTCCTGCCGATCGACGAGGCGCGAGTCGTCCGCGAGGGCGAGGACGTGACGGTCCTGACGTGGGGCGCGATGCTCCGGCACGCCGAGACGGCGGCCGACCGCGTCGACGCCGACGTCGAGATCATCGACCTCGTGTCGCTGTCGCCGCTGGACGTCGAGACGGTGCTCGACTCGGTGAAGCGGACCGGCCGGTGTGTCGTCCTCCACGAGGCGCGGCGCACGCTCGGCCTCGGCGCGGAGCTATCGGCGCTGGTGAACGAGTACGCGCTCGATCACCTCCACGCGCCGATAAAGCGCGCGACCGGCTTCGACGTCCACTTCCCCGGCCACCAGACCGAAGACGCCTACCTGCCCGACGCCGAGCGGGCCGAACACGCCATCAAGGCGGTGATGTCCTATGAGTTCTGA
- a CDS encoding mandelate racemase/muconate lactonizing enzyme family protein, which translates to MEITDVRVDALRAPLESELGDARASVTERYWVVVELDTDAGLTGTGWISTWRVPDLLARYAREFSDLLVGADPFATEELRAAMRERTLYYPGELGFSAHPRSAIDVACWDVKAQRAGVPLYRLLGGEDREVPAYCSRLDAGDDLETLVERHAEQADRGFTAFKTKVGARSLEADLDRVDALREALGPDVEILVDANQAWTVAEARRAVAALAERDVGWVEEPVSEFDVDGYRRVAAAATVPVASGEMFYRPERLRYLLDADAVDVAQPDLIRGGGVTGLRAVASLAESRGVAFAPHVNYAVSAHLVSAAPNGLYAEYIPEYDASPLLASGPTVRDGRVVLPAEPGHGCRIDPDAREAHRIDG; encoded by the coding sequence GTGGAGATAACCGACGTTCGCGTCGACGCGCTCCGCGCGCCGCTTGAGTCGGAACTCGGCGACGCGCGGGCGTCGGTCACGGAGCGCTACTGGGTCGTCGTCGAACTCGACACCGACGCGGGCCTGACGGGCACCGGGTGGATCAGCACCTGGCGGGTCCCCGACCTGCTGGCGCGCTACGCGCGGGAGTTCTCGGACCTGCTGGTCGGCGCTGACCCCTTCGCCACCGAGGAATTACGCGCGGCGATGCGCGAGCGGACGCTCTACTACCCGGGCGAACTCGGGTTCTCTGCGCACCCCCGCTCTGCCATCGACGTCGCCTGCTGGGACGTCAAGGCACAGCGGGCGGGCGTCCCGCTCTACCGGTTGCTCGGCGGCGAGGACCGGGAGGTCCCCGCCTACTGCTCGCGCCTCGACGCCGGCGACGACCTGGAGACGCTCGTCGAGCGACACGCGGAGCAGGCGGACCGCGGGTTCACGGCGTTCAAGACGAAGGTCGGCGCGCGGTCGCTCGAGGCGGACCTCGACCGCGTCGACGCGCTCCGGGAGGCGCTCGGTCCCGACGTCGAGATCCTCGTCGACGCCAACCAGGCGTGGACCGTCGCGGAGGCCCGGCGGGCGGTCGCGGCGCTCGCCGAACGGGACGTCGGCTGGGTCGAGGAACCCGTCTCGGAGTTCGACGTCGACGGCTACCGCCGGGTCGCGGCGGCGGCGACGGTCCCCGTCGCGTCCGGCGAGATGTTCTACCGCCCGGAGCGACTGCGCTACCTGCTCGACGCCGACGCCGTCGACGTCGCCCAGCCGGACCTGATCCGCGGCGGCGGCGTCACGGGACTCCGGGCGGTCGCCAGCCTCGCCGAGAGCCGCGGCGTCGCGTTCGCGCCGCACGTCAACTACGCCGTCAGCGCCCACCTCGTCAGCGCCGCCCCGAACGGCCTGTACGCCGAGTACATCCCCGAGTACGACGCCTCGCCGCTTCTCGCCTCGGGACCGACCGTCCGCGACGGCCGCGTCGTCCTCCCGGCGGAACCAGGCCACGGCTGTCGGATCGACCCCGACGCCCGCGAGGCCCACAGAATCGACGGGTGA
- a CDS encoding mandelate racemase/muconate lactonizing enzyme family protein — MRESKYRQLVADMIGGVGWRDLRADGLRRAPDRDVEITDVRCVVVEGNFPWNIIRVETDAGEYGLGEAFPGPAGEYVEFLKPGLVGQNPLDVDRLVEHMTQLVSGLGGSLGYSQAAVSGIEIALWDVAGKVTGLPIYQLLGGKYRDAVRIYADCHAGENLAAATEADPREVYAPESYAAVAREVIDEGFDALKFDLDVRIADADTATRRLSNEAIQHKIAIVDAVREEVGSDPTLGFDLHWNFTIETAIKIARGVEEYALDWLEDPVPPESVDAHRKVTESTSTPILAGENLTRVEGFLPFLTDQAVDVVAPDIQKCGGLSEFRKIATVADAFDVPTAPHNISSPVGTLAGVHACATVPNAFALEWHAREVAWWDDLHTGSPLIENGEIQVPEDPGLGLELDFDVLEAHTAPGQEPLEPI, encoded by the coding sequence ATGCGAGAGTCCAAATACCGGCAGTTAGTGGCGGACATGATCGGCGGCGTCGGGTGGCGCGACCTCCGTGCCGACGGCCTCCGGCGCGCCCCCGACCGCGACGTCGAGATAACGGACGTGAGGTGCGTCGTCGTCGAGGGCAACTTCCCGTGGAACATCATCAGGGTGGAGACGGACGCGGGCGAGTACGGGCTCGGGGAAGCGTTCCCCGGTCCGGCAGGCGAGTACGTCGAGTTCCTGAAGCCGGGGCTGGTCGGACAGAACCCCCTCGACGTGGACCGCCTCGTCGAGCACATGACGCAGCTCGTCTCCGGGCTGGGCGGGTCGCTCGGCTACTCGCAGGCGGCGGTGAGCGGCATCGAGATCGCGCTGTGGGACGTCGCGGGCAAGGTCACCGGGCTTCCGATCTACCAGCTCCTCGGCGGGAAGTACCGCGACGCCGTCCGGATATACGCCGACTGCCACGCCGGCGAGAACCTCGCGGCGGCGACCGAGGCCGACCCGCGGGAGGTCTACGCGCCGGAGTCGTACGCCGCCGTCGCCCGCGAGGTGATCGACGAGGGGTTCGACGCCCTGAAGTTCGACCTCGACGTCAGGATAGCGGACGCCGACACCGCGACCCGCCGCCTCTCGAACGAGGCCATCCAGCACAAGATCGCCATCGTCGACGCCGTCCGCGAGGAGGTGGGCTCCGACCCGACGCTCGGCTTCGACCTCCACTGGAACTTCACCATCGAGACGGCGATCAAGATCGCCCGCGGCGTCGAGGAGTACGCCCTCGACTGGCTGGAGGACCCCGTCCCGCCGGAGAGCGTCGACGCCCACCGGAAGGTGACCGAGAGCACGAGCACGCCCATCCTCGCGGGCGAGAACCTCACCCGCGTCGAGGGGTTCCTGCCGTTCCTGACCGACCAGGCCGTCGACGTCGTCGCCCCGGACATCCAGAAGTGCGGCGGCCTCTCGGAGTTCCGCAAGATCGCGACGGTCGCCGACGCCTTCGACGTTCCCACCGCGCCGCACAACATCTCCAGTCCGGTCGGCACGCTCGCGGGCGTCCACGCCTGCGCCACCGTCCCGAACGCGTTCGCGCTGGAGTGGCACGCCCGCGAGGTCGCGTGGTGGGACGACCTCCACACGGGGTCGCCGCTCATCGAGAACGGCGAGATTCAGGTGCCGGAGGACCCCGGACTGGGACTCGAACTCGACTTCGACGTGCTCGAAGCGCACACGGCCCCCGGACAGGAGCCGCTCGAGCCGATCTGA
- a CDS encoding thiamine pyrophosphate-dependent dehydrogenase E1 component subunit alpha → MSYWTEVRPREDFYRVLDPDGSPIRDPPDVDEGTLRRMYWAFVRSRAFDEKALRLQRRGEISIHAASVGEEAVPIGTAAALEPGDWCFPTYRQTAAMVYWDASLAKAFAGLMGTEPETTAEHLDEEGEPAVNFSPPYVPLTVNVTNAVGSAMADRFNDRDTVTMSYVGDGSTSEGDFHEALNFAGVFEAPAVTICHNNQWAISVPTHRQTAAETFAQKAEAHGVPHDRVDGNDVLAVYEKTREAVDRARGGEGPTLLECVTYRMVDHNTADEDSVYRDETELERWAELDPVDRFEAYLRAEGVLDDEAASRVAEEAEAAVDEAVAAARAVPESDPQRMFDHHLHGESWTERHQRAELRRELAGENPFVDFDGEGFE, encoded by the coding sequence ATGTCCTACTGGACGGAGGTTCGCCCGCGGGAGGACTTCTACCGAGTGCTCGACCCGGACGGCAGCCCGATTCGCGATCCGCCCGACGTCGACGAGGGGACGCTCCGACGGATGTACTGGGCGTTCGTCCGGAGTCGCGCCTTCGACGAGAAGGCCCTCCGGTTGCAGAGACGGGGCGAGATAAGCATCCACGCCGCGTCGGTGGGCGAGGAGGCCGTCCCCATCGGGACCGCGGCGGCGCTCGAACCGGGCGACTGGTGTTTCCCCACCTACCGACAGACCGCCGCGATGGTCTACTGGGACGCTTCGCTCGCGAAGGCGTTCGCCGGCCTCATGGGTACGGAACCGGAGACGACGGCCGAACACCTCGATGAGGAGGGGGAACCGGCGGTGAACTTCTCGCCGCCGTACGTCCCGCTGACGGTGAACGTGACCAACGCCGTCGGGTCGGCGATGGCCGACCGGTTCAACGACCGGGACACTGTGACGATGTCGTACGTCGGCGACGGGTCGACGAGCGAGGGCGACTTCCACGAGGCGCTGAACTTCGCGGGCGTCTTCGAGGCCCCCGCCGTGACGATCTGTCACAACAACCAGTGGGCCATCTCCGTGCCGACCCACCGCCAGACCGCCGCGGAGACGTTCGCCCAGAAGGCCGAGGCCCACGGCGTCCCCCACGACCGCGTCGACGGCAACGACGTCCTCGCGGTGTACGAGAAGACGCGCGAGGCGGTCGATCGCGCGCGGGGCGGGGAGGGACCGACGCTCCTCGAGTGCGTCACCTACCGGATGGTCGACCACAACACCGCCGACGAGGACAGCGTCTACCGCGACGAGACCGAACTGGAGCGGTGGGCCGAACTCGACCCGGTCGACCGGTTCGAGGCGTACCTCCGGGCGGAGGGGGTACTGGACGACGAGGCCGCCTCCCGCGTCGCCGAAGAGGCCGAGGCGGCCGTCGACGAGGCCGTCGCCGCCGCGCGAGCGGTGCCCGAGTCGGACCCCCAGCGGATGTTCGACCACCACCTCCACGGCGAGTCGTGGACCGAACGCCACCAGCGCGCCGAACTGCGGCGCGAACTGGCGGGGGAGAACCCCTTCGTCGACTTCGACGGGGAGGGGTTCGAATGA
- a CDS encoding enolase C-terminal domain-like protein — protein MAPTVTRIETTEFTYPLENVTTNPHGFDAVYEPGRTREMVTYGIRVHTDAGVTGEYVGGNSPAFAQVNLVADYLVGKNPLHREKHWSEMKRALRKYDRMGIGPLDIALWDFAGKYHDAPIHDLLGTYRRRFPVYVSTYFGSEAGGLDSPDAYADFAETCLDRGVGAFKIHPIGGLDDRDVDREVAIVRAVGERVGDEMDLMLDPVGEYHTFADALTVGKACDEQGFLWYEDPLRGATRSQHASRKLRQRLETPLLMTELVRGLEPHADFLATEATDFARADPEWDGGVTGATKIARVAEGFGLDVEYHLAGPVQRQLMAATRNANYYELGLVGPDFGTPHVESPVYLDGYTDAVDEVDDGHVSVQTGPGLGVTYDWDYVEENALGGRVYD, from the coding sequence ATGGCACCGACGGTCACACGGATCGAGACGACCGAGTTCACCTACCCGCTGGAGAACGTCACCACGAACCCCCACGGGTTCGACGCCGTCTACGAACCCGGGCGGACGCGGGAGATGGTCACCTACGGGATCCGCGTCCACACCGACGCGGGGGTGACCGGCGAGTACGTCGGCGGCAACTCCCCCGCGTTCGCGCAGGTGAACCTGGTCGCGGACTACCTCGTCGGGAAGAACCCGCTCCACCGCGAGAAACACTGGTCGGAGATGAAACGCGCCCTCCGCAAGTACGACCGGATGGGCATCGGTCCGCTCGACATCGCGCTGTGGGATTTCGCGGGGAAGTACCACGACGCCCCCATCCACGACCTGCTCGGCACCTACCGCCGGCGGTTTCCGGTCTACGTCTCGACCTACTTCGGGAGCGAGGCGGGCGGGCTGGACTCGCCGGACGCGTACGCCGACTTCGCCGAGACGTGTCTCGACCGCGGCGTCGGGGCGTTCAAGATACACCCGATCGGTGGGCTCGACGACAGGGACGTCGACCGCGAGGTGGCGATCGTCCGCGCGGTCGGCGAGCGCGTCGGCGACGAGATGGACCTCATGCTCGACCCCGTCGGCGAGTACCACACGTTCGCCGACGCGTTGACGGTGGGGAAGGCCTGCGACGAACAGGGGTTCCTCTGGTACGAGGACCCGCTCCGGGGGGCCACTCGATCGCAACACGCCAGCCGGAAGCTCCGCCAGCGACTGGAGACGCCGCTCCTGATGACCGAGCTGGTGCGGGGACTGGAGCCCCACGCGGACTTCCTGGCGACCGAGGCGACCGACTTCGCCCGCGCCGACCCCGAGTGGGACGGCGGCGTCACCGGCGCGACGAAGATCGCCCGCGTCGCCGAGGGGTTCGGACTCGACGTGGAGTACCACCTCGCCGGACCCGTCCAGCGGCAGCTGATGGCGGCGACCCGCAACGCCAACTACTACGAACTCGGGCTCGTCGGCCCGGACTTCGGGACGCCCCACGTCGAGTCGCCGGTCTACCTCGACGGCTACACGGACGCCGTGGACGAGGTCGACGACGGACACGTGTCGGTCCAGACCGGGCCGGGCCTCGGCGTCACCTACGACTGGGACTACGTCGAGGAGAACGCGCTCGGCGGGCGCGTCTACGACTAG
- a CDS encoding dihydrolipoamide acetyltransferase family protein has translation MTRYEFPLPDPGEGLTEAEIVEWHVAPGDDVAEDDPLVDVETDKAVVEIPAPCDGTLDARRGDPGEVVAVGEVVAVFETDDPPRERRRERSADAAASGDVESAAGAAAEPADEVAKSAAGAEVAGTDGTEGTDATDGTTAVGGGTVESDDDARVFAAPSTRRYAREVGVDLPTVEGTGPGGRVLRADVEAHRDGETRRAAGGDESRDPASTDVGTESSGERETRRPLRGLRRAIADNMVRSTAEIPHVTSGFRADAVEFVTLRERLNEKHDARISYTAMVLKAVVPALKAFPLLNASIEGEEIVEKRRYDLGVATHTEDGLLVPVVRDVDQKSLVEVAEELDALAEGARERSLAPEQLRGSTFTVTNVGSHSENGTFGTPIINHPEAAILGLGRIREEPVAVDGEVAVREQLHLSLSYDHRLVDGVTASEFADHVIGSIEDPDLLLARL, from the coding sequence ATGACGCGGTACGAGTTCCCCCTCCCGGACCCCGGCGAGGGGCTGACCGAGGCCGAGATCGTCGAGTGGCACGTCGCCCCCGGCGACGACGTCGCCGAGGACGACCCCCTCGTCGACGTCGAGACGGACAAGGCGGTCGTCGAGATACCGGCCCCCTGCGACGGGACGCTCGACGCGCGGCGCGGGGACCCCGGCGAGGTCGTCGCCGTCGGCGAGGTCGTCGCCGTCTTCGAGACGGACGACCCCCCGCGGGAGCGACGGCGGGAGCGGAGCGCCGACGCCGCCGCGTCGGGCGACGTCGAGTCCGCCGCCGGAGCCGCCGCTGAACCCGCCGACGAGGTCGCGAAGTCGGCGGCCGGAGCCGAGGTCGCCGGTACCGACGGGACGGAGGGGACGGACGCGACCGACGGGACGACCGCGGTCGGCGGTGGGACCGTCGAGAGCGACGACGACGCTCGGGTGTTCGCGGCCCCGAGCACGCGGCGGTACGCCCGCGAGGTCGGCGTCGACCTCCCGACCGTCGAGGGGACCGGCCCCGGCGGGCGGGTGCTCCGCGCCGACGTCGAGGCCCACCGCGACGGCGAGACGCGCCGGGCGGCCGGGGGCGACGAGTCGCGGGACCCCGCGTCGACCGATGTCGGGACCGAGTCGTCCGGCGAGCGCGAGACGCGCCGTCCGCTGCGGGGGCTGCGGCGGGCCATCGCCGACAACATGGTCCGCTCGACCGCCGAGATACCGCACGTCACCTCGGGCTTCCGCGCCGACGCGGTCGAGTTCGTGACGCTCCGCGAGCGGCTGAACGAGAAGCACGACGCGCGTATCTCCTACACGGCAATGGTGCTCAAGGCCGTCGTTCCCGCGCTGAAGGCGTTCCCCCTCCTGAACGCGAGCATCGAGGGCGAGGAGATCGTCGAGAAGCGCCGCTACGACCTCGGCGTCGCCACCCACACCGAGGACGGCCTGCTCGTCCCCGTCGTCCGCGACGTCGACCAGAAGTCGCTCGTCGAGGTGGCCGAGGAACTCGACGCCCTCGCGGAGGGCGCGCGGGAGCGCTCCCTGGCACCCGAACAGCTCCGCGGGAGCACGTTCACGGTGACGAACGTGGGGAGCCACAGCGAGAACGGGACGTTCGGGACGCCGATCATCAACCACCCGGAGGCGGCCATCCTGGGCCTCGGGCGCATCCGCGAGGAGCCGGTCGCCGTCGACGGCGAGGTGGCGGTGCGCGAGCAACTCCACCTGTCGCTGTCGTACGACCACCGGCTCGTCGACGGCGTCACCGCCTCCGAGTTCGCCGATCACGTCATCGGGAGCATCGAGGACCCCGACCTGCTCCTGGCGCGACTCTGA
- a CDS encoding RNA-guided endonuclease InsQ/TnpB family protein produces the protein MKRTNQFVVRPRSEQDRELLHELLDASASLWNELTFERRQNYFDGESVWDTDDYRKRYVDILGSATAQQLIRKSREAWRSFFSLKEKGERCSPPGYWGNEEDGRTLRTYIRNDQYTLEMGDRSRLELPVGKELKEKYGLGYTERLRLEVAGVPKWDGKQGRLELYYDESSNQFRAFQPVTVDDSRLDSPLADETAALDIGASNIVSCTITTGQQYLYEGRDLFDRFRETTREIARLQSKLREGRYSSKQIRRLYRRRTRRRDHAMDALARDLSERLYEEGVSTMYVGDLTDVLETHWSVRANAKTHNFWAFRAFIKRLAYTAEEYGITVEVRSEAWTSRECPNCGSTDRTTRHRDTLTCPCGFEGHADLTASETFLRRHETDVPRPMARPVRFEWDDHDWSEIPHSHESPKEARTDQSTLQPA, from the coding sequence ATGAAGCGGACCAACCAATTCGTTGTACGCCCCCGATCCGAACAGGACCGGGAGTTACTACACGAACTGTTGGACGCTTCTGCCAGCCTCTGGAACGAACTCACCTTCGAACGTCGCCAGAACTACTTCGACGGCGAAAGCGTCTGGGACACCGACGACTACCGCAAGCGGTACGTCGACATTCTCGGAAGCGCCACCGCCCAACAACTCATTCGGAAGAGTCGAGAAGCGTGGCGGTCATTCTTCTCGCTCAAAGAGAAGGGCGAACGCTGTTCTCCGCCCGGTTACTGGGGCAACGAGGAGGACGGTCGAACACTCCGCACGTACATTCGCAACGACCAGTACACGCTGGAGATGGGCGACCGCTCCCGCCTCGAACTCCCCGTCGGGAAGGAACTCAAAGAGAAGTACGGCCTCGGCTACACCGAGCGCCTTCGTCTCGAAGTCGCGGGCGTTCCGAAGTGGGACGGCAAACAAGGTCGGTTGGAACTGTACTACGACGAGTCTTCGAACCAATTCAGGGCCTTTCAACCAGTCACCGTGGACGATTCTCGACTGGATTCACCACTGGCGGACGAAACCGCCGCTCTGGATATCGGTGCAAGCAACATCGTCTCCTGTACAATCACGACCGGTCAGCAGTACCTCTACGAAGGACGCGACCTGTTCGACCGCTTCCGCGAAACGACGCGAGAAATCGCGCGGCTACAGTCGAAACTCCGCGAAGGCCGGTATTCGTCGAAGCAGATTCGGCGGCTGTACCGCCGACGGACGCGACGACGCGACCACGCCATGGACGCGCTCGCCCGGGATCTCTCCGAACGCCTGTACGAAGAAGGAGTTTCGACGATGTACGTCGGCGACCTCACCGACGTGTTGGAAACGCACTGGTCGGTACGAGCCAACGCCAAGACGCACAACTTCTGGGCATTCCGTGCGTTCATCAAGCGCCTCGCGTATACCGCCGAGGAATACGGCATCACGGTCGAAGTCCGGTCGGAAGCGTGGACCTCCCGGGAGTGTCCGAACTGTGGTTCGACCGACCGGACGACGCGCCACCGCGATACGCTCACGTGTCCGTGCGGCTTCGAGGGGCACGCGGACCTCACCGCAAGCGAGACGTTCCTGAGGCGGCACGAAACAGACGTACCACGGCCGATGGCACGGCCCGTGCGATTCGAGTGGGACGACCACGACTGGTCGGAGATACCACACTCTCACGAAAGTCCCAAAGAAGCGCGCACAGACCAGAGTACCCTACAACCGGCGTAG